Proteins encoded together in one Phoenix dactylifera cultivar Barhee BC4 unplaced genomic scaffold, palm_55x_up_171113_PBpolish2nd_filt_p 000064F, whole genome shotgun sequence window:
- the LOC113463246 gene encoding uncharacterized protein LOC113463246: MGIYAVGLLNSLCGAVLYLIYIYLSESSPLLHHFTFVCLAGAFHWLPSTITAYAAITSDIASNPATFASFIAIGYVAHGLILGLLTCFLNRLLTGKQGMKQSHLRTWLRHRINVACHLRFAKLLSGTEAFCMFLRLLGAKIGQHCSIRAINPVTDPELISIGDGVHLGDFSRILTGFYSPGRFSHGEVKVQNNSVLGSQSLVLPGTVIQEDVILGSLSIAPVNSVLQSGGIYMGSQTPIMVKNTLHASDERIEEMDQKYKKIVGNLAGNLAITTMNANSRYFHRIGVGGRGVLKLYQDLPGFQKHKIFCAGKCLPVIIRHSNSLSADDDARIDARGAAVRILSQGSGEAPLLDLTLKTGKTFYARTIADFATWLVCGLAAREQQVKHAPHIRDAVWGSLRNASSYAELHYYSNICRLLRFDDGQEMYVKFKLRPLDPEIGEDSGLVEPEGILPPETGAIPRKENDTRPLLFLADDFRKRVDSPGGVHYIFQLQCRPVPADEADREVALDCTKPWDDIKFPYIDIGEITIDKNLTAEESERLEFNPFLRCHEVDVIRATSSSQSASIDHGRSLVYEVCQHLRNGQPLPAAWRSFLEQSDAKVDLSGCPMAAAVQAKKGGERSGTLARTWYQMLWATACQPLLQTFLPYFIIGLVIFGPLQWMLLINSAKQLPLHWLLPLFWVISGIMAALACVLAKWVLVGKKKEGQTVMIWSWGVFMDSAWQALRTVAGDYFVEMTSGSILFGVWMRLMGSVMEVDQGVYVDSMGAVLNPEMVEIEEGGAVGRDALLFGHIYEGEGGRVKFGKVRIEEGGFVGSRAVAMPGVRIESGASLDALSLAMKEEVVRSR, from the coding sequence ATGGGTATCTATGCAGTTGGTCTCCTCAACTCCCTATGTGGTGCCGTCCTTTATTTGATCTACATATACCTATCTGAATCTTCTCCTTTGCTTCACCACTTCACATTTGTTTGCCTTGCGGGCGCCTTCCACTGGTTACCATCCACTATCACTGCATATGCCGCCATCACTAGTGACATTGCATCCAATCCCGCAACTTTTGCTTCCTTTATCGCCATCGGCTATGTTGCCCATGGTCTCATCCTCGGCCTCCTCACCTGCTTCTTAAACCGTCTTCTCACTGGAAAGCAGGGGATGAAACAATCCCACCTGAGAACATGGCTTCGTCACCGGATAAATGTTGCTTGCCACCTCAGATTTGCCAAGCTTCTCTCAGGAACTGAGGCCTTCTGCATGTTTCTACGCCTTTTGGGGGCCAAAATTGGCCAGCACTGTTCCATAAGGGCCATCAATCCAGTCACCGATCCTGAACTGATCTCGATAGGTGATGGTGTTCATCTGGGTGATTTCAGCCGGATTCTCACTGGATTCTATTCTCCTGGGCGGTTCAGTCATGGAGAAGTCAAGGTTCAAAATAATTCGGTGCTCGGAAGCCAAAGCCTTGTCCTCCCAGGCACTGTTATTCAAGAAGACGTCATTCTTGGATCTCTTTCAATTGCACCTGTGAATTCTGTTCTCCAAAGTGGCGGCATCTATATGGGCTCTCAGACCCCAATCATGGTCAAGAACACCTTGCATGCTTCCGACGAGAGGATCGAAGAGATGGACCAGAAATATAAGAAGATTGTTGGAAATCTTGCTGGAAACTTGGCCATTACAACTATGAATGCGAATTCAAGGTACTTCCACCGCATCGGTGTTGGAGGGAGAGGAGTCCTGAAGCTGTACCAAGACTTGCCAGGATTTCAGAAACACAAGATATTCTGTGCTGGGAAGTGTCTCCCAGTAATAATTCGGCACAGCAACAGTCTGAGTGCAGATGATGATGCTAGGATCGATGCACGGGGTGCCGCTGTACGAATTCTATCACAAGGCAGTGGAGAAGCACCTCTCCTTGACCTGACACTGAAGACAGGCAAGACATTCTATGCACGTACCATTGCCGACTTCGCCACTTGGCTTGTCTGCGGCCTTGCTGCTAGAGAACAGCAAGTGAAGCATGCTCCTCACATACGTGATGCTGTCTGGGGCTCTCTGAGGAATGCAAGCTCATATGCTGAGCTGCATTATTACTCAAATATCTGCCGGCTACTCCGATTTGATGATGGACAGGAGATGTATGTGAAGTTCAAACTTCGACCGCTTGATCCTGAGATTGGCGAGGATTCTGGTCTGGTAGAACCAGAGGGGATACTTCCTCCAGAAACTGGTGCAAtcccaagaaaagaaaatgacaccCGTCCCTTGCTCTTCCTTGCTGATGATTTCAGGAAACGAGTAGATTCTCCGGGTGGCGTCCACTATATATTTCAGCTGCAATGCAGGCCAGTCCCTGCAGATGAAGCTGATCGCGAAGTCGCTCTTGACTGCACCAAACCATGGGACGACATCAAATTTCCTTACATCGACATTGGAGAGATCACAATCGATAAGAATCTCACTGCTGAAGAATCCGAGAGGTTGGAGTTCAACCCGTTCCTCAGGTGCCACGAGGTTGATGTCATCCGGGCTACTTCATCTTCGCAGAGTGCATCCATCGATCATGGTCGTTCATTGGTCTACGAAGTATGCCAACACCTACGCAATGGTCAGCCCCTGCCGGCAGCATGGCGAAGCTTCCTCGAGCAATCTGATGCTAAGGTTGACCTCTCTGGCTGTCCGATGGCTGCGGCGGTGCAGGCAAAGAAAGGTGGCGAGAGGAGCGGGACCTTGGCGAGGACTTGGTATCAGATGCTATGGGCCACAGCTTGTCAGCCATTGCTACAGACCTTCCTGCCGTACTTCATCATTGGATTGGTAATCTTTGGGCCTCTTCAATGGATGCTCCTCATCAACTCAGCGAAGCAGCTACCATTGCATTGGCTCCTGCCTCTTTTCTGGGTCATCTCAGGGATCATGGCGGCATTGGCCTGTGTTCTGGCCAAGTGGGTCCTGgtgggaaagaagaaagaaggccaGACTGTGATGATATGGAGCTGGGGGGTGTTCATGGACTCGGCGTGGCAGGCCTTGAGGACTGTGGCTGGTGACTACTTTGTGGAGATGACAAGTGGGTCCATTCTCTTTGGTGTTTGGATGAGGCTGATGGGCTCGGTCATGGAGGTGGACCAGGGAGTGTATGTGGACAGCATGGGGGCTGTGCTCAACCCAGAAATGGTGGAGATTGAGGAGGGAGGGGCTGTAGGGAGGGATGCGCTGCTCTTTGGTCACATCTACGAAGGGGAAGGGGGAAGGGTGAAGTTTGGGAAGGTCCGGATTGAGGAGGGGGGCTTTGTGGGGAGTAGGGCTGTGGCCATGCCTGGAGTGAGGATAGAGAGTGGGGCGAGCCTCGACGCTCTTTCCCTGGCCATGAAGGAAGAGGTTGTGAGGTCTAGGTGA